A single genomic interval of Nostoc commune NIES-4072 harbors:
- the upp gene encoding uracil phosphoribosyltransferase, whose protein sequence is MTLQLRVYVPPHPLIKHWLAVARDAGTPSVLFRSAMTELGRWLTYEAARDWLPTQETTVQSPLDTCSATVIDPRIPVAVVPILRAGLGLLEGAQTLLPLASIYHYGLVRDEETLQPHCYLNKLPEKFDPETRVLITDPMLATGGSIMAVMAELTQRGADPSLTRIVCVVAAAPALQKLSVAYPGLIIYTATIDEKLNNKGYIVPGLGDAGDRIFGT, encoded by the coding sequence ATGACGCTACAATTGCGGGTTTATGTTCCACCCCATCCCCTGATCAAACACTGGCTGGCAGTTGCCCGTGATGCAGGCACACCTTCAGTGTTATTTCGCAGTGCCATGACTGAATTGGGAAGATGGCTGACTTATGAAGCTGCGCGAGACTGGTTGCCAACCCAAGAAACGACCGTGCAGAGTCCCTTGGATACTTGTTCAGCAACCGTGATTGATCCGCGAATACCAGTGGCAGTAGTACCGATTCTACGGGCTGGACTAGGATTACTTGAGGGAGCGCAGACTTTACTGCCTTTAGCTTCTATTTACCATTATGGTTTGGTTCGAGACGAAGAAACACTGCAACCTCATTGTTATCTGAACAAGTTACCAGAAAAATTTGACCCCGAAACACGAGTGTTAATTACCGATCCGATGTTAGCAACAGGAGGGTCAATCATGGCGGTAATGGCAGAATTGACACAACGGGGTGCTGATCCATCCTTGACCCGGATTGTCTGCGTGGTGGCGGCTGCACCAGCTTTGCAAAAACTGAGTGTAGCTTATCCAGGTTTAATAATTTACACGGCGACTATTGACGAAAAACTGAATAACAAGGGGTATATTGTGCCAGGATTGGGAGATGCAGGCGATCGCATCTTTGGGACTTAA
- the crtH gene encoding carotenoid isomerase — translation MTNIIDAIVIGSGIGGLVTATQLAAKGAKVLVLERYLIPGGSAGYFERQGYRFDVGASMIFGLGQNGTTNLLTRALSAVNVSQEAIADPVQIHYHLPQGLNLKVDRVYETFLQNLIAHFPHEDQGIRRFYDECQKVFKCLNSMDLLSLEEPRYLLRTFFQHPLACLGLAKYLPQNAGNVARRYIKDPQLLRFIDMECYCWSVVPSDMTPMINAGMVFSDRHYGGVNYPKGGVGQIAQKLVEGLEKAGGKIQYQVRVTKILTEQGKAVGVQLANGKVYRGKRIVSNATRWDTFEQLLSVEEMPHNEKKWQQNYQKSPSFLSLHIGVKESVLPAGTECHHILLEDWEKMTAAEGTIFVSIPTLLDPDLAPIGYHIIHAFTPHWIDDWQKLSPSEYEAKKEEAAWRIIDRLENIFPGFDAGLDYLEVGTPRTHRRFLGRQDGTYGPIPRRKLWGLLNMPFNRTAIPGLYCVGDSTFPGQGLNAVAFSGFACAHRIAVDLGL, via the coding sequence ATGACTAATATTATTGATGCGATCGTGATTGGGTCTGGGATTGGCGGATTAGTAACAGCAACCCAGTTAGCAGCTAAGGGAGCGAAAGTGCTGGTACTGGAACGTTATTTGATTCCAGGTGGGAGTGCTGGTTATTTTGAACGCCAAGGCTATCGATTTGATGTTGGTGCATCAATGATTTTTGGGCTGGGACAGAACGGCACTACTAATTTACTCACCCGCGCTTTGTCAGCTGTGAATGTTAGCCAAGAAGCGATCGCAGATCCGGTACAGATTCACTATCATCTACCCCAAGGTTTAAACTTGAAGGTTGACCGGGTTTATGAAACATTTTTGCAAAATCTTATTGCTCATTTTCCCCATGAAGACCAGGGGATTCGTCGCTTTTATGACGAATGCCAAAAAGTATTCAAATGCCTCAACAGCATGGATTTGCTGTCCCTAGAAGAACCTCGGTATCTACTGCGAACATTTTTCCAACATCCTTTGGCGTGTCTCGGTTTAGCTAAGTATCTGCCTCAAAATGCCGGGAATGTAGCACGGCGCTACATCAAAGACCCGCAATTATTGAGATTTATCGATATGGAGTGTTATTGCTGGTCGGTGGTTCCATCAGACATGACACCAATGATTAATGCTGGGATGGTCTTTTCTGACAGGCATTATGGCGGAGTTAATTATCCTAAAGGCGGGGTGGGACAAATTGCCCAAAAACTGGTGGAAGGTCTAGAGAAAGCTGGAGGTAAGATTCAGTACCAAGTTAGAGTCACGAAAATTCTTACAGAACAGGGAAAAGCGGTAGGTGTGCAACTAGCTAATGGTAAAGTATACCGGGGTAAACGCATAGTTTCTAATGCTACACGCTGGGATACATTTGAACAATTATTATCAGTAGAAGAAATGCCACATAATGAGAAAAAGTGGCAACAAAATTATCAAAAATCTCCAAGCTTCTTGAGTTTGCACATCGGGGTAAAGGAGTCAGTTTTACCTGCGGGGACAGAGTGTCACCATATTTTGCTGGAAGATTGGGAAAAGATGACAGCAGCAGAAGGCACTATTTTCGTTTCGATTCCTACATTGCTTGATCCAGATTTAGCACCAATTGGGTATCACATCATTCACGCATTTACGCCTCACTGGATTGATGATTGGCAAAAACTTTCTCCAAGTGAGTACGAAGCCAAGAAAGAAGAGGCAGCTTGGCGAATTATTGATCGCTTAGAAAATATTTTTCCCGGATTTGATGCTGGATTGGATTATCTGGAAGTGGGAACACCTCGCACCCATCGCCGCTTTTTGGGTCGTCAAGATGGCACTTATGGGCCAATTCCCCGGCGCAAGTTGTGGGGGTTATTGAATATGCCTTTTAATCGCACAGCTATTCCAGGACTTTATTGTGTGGGGGATAGTACCTTTCCGGGTCAAGGGTTGAATGCAGTAGCTTTTTCTGGGTTTGCTTGTGCCCACCGCATTGCCGTAGATTTAGGATTGTGA
- a CDS encoding TetR/AcrR family transcriptional regulator — protein sequence MTTESSHARQQILETASELFYQKGIQHVGINEVIAASGVAKRTLYRWFPSKDLLIEEVMKYRAIQWLYWFEDAVSERGITPKERLLGTFDVLREWYSSPNFRGCPFINAVLEIADASHKAHQVSIDLRESIRQIIVRLAAEAGVKNPEFFSQQYLLLIGGASLMATIEQSPNGATFAQSALSVLIDANIGN from the coding sequence ATGACTACTGAATCAAGTCACGCTCGGCAACAAATCTTAGAAACGGCTTCTGAACTCTTTTATCAGAAGGGAATTCAGCATGTCGGTATTAATGAAGTCATTGCAGCGTCAGGTGTTGCTAAACGGACGCTTTACCGTTGGTTCCCTTCCAAAGACTTATTAATCGAGGAAGTGATGAAATATCGCGCTATCCAGTGGTTGTACTGGTTTGAGGATGCAGTTTCAGAGCGAGGTATTACACCCAAAGAACGTTTATTAGGAACGTTTGATGTGTTGCGTGAGTGGTACTCAAGTCCCAATTTTCGGGGTTGTCCGTTTATCAATGCTGTTTTGGAAATTGCCGATGCTTCTCATAAAGCACATCAGGTTTCAATAGACCTACGTGAGTCAATTCGACAAATTATTGTGCGCTTGGCGGCTGAGGCTGGCGTTAAAAATCCGGAATTCTTTTCGCAACAGTACCTTCTGCTGATTGGAGGAGCCAGCTTAATGGCAACAATCGAACAGTCACCCAACGGAGCAACATTTGCTCAAAGTGCCCT